A segment of the Symmachiella macrocystis genome:
TCGAACGTGAAAAACAGGGACTCACCGACCCAACCAACCCCACTACCGACACCCCGCCCGCGTAAAACCGAATGGACGGTTCCTAGAACCAGTTTAAAAACCCGGTTGCGCTTGTTCAGGATTCTATAATGCAAGTGTTTGTGTGACGCGCCAGAGGGTTTTGAAACTACTTGTACGGATTGCCAGCACGAGGAACATCATGCCCCTACGTCACTTTTTCTTGTTCGCCACTCTGCTCGTCACTCTGCTGCCTGCCGCTGCTTCTGCCGAGCCACTCACCGCGGGCATTGCCGTAGTCGACGTCACGCCGCCGGTCCCGTACCGCATGAGCGGATATTTCCGCGAGCGGCTCAGTACCGGCATTCTCGATCCGCTTTATGCCAAAGTTGTCGTTTTCCGACAGGGTGACACGTCAGCGGCACTCGTCTTTGTCGACATGGTCGGCATCTCACACGACGTTTCCTCGCGCACCCGGGAACTGGCTGCGCAGCAAACCGGTATCCCCGTCGCTCACATTGCCATTGCCGCCACGCACTCTCACACCGGCCCGCTCTACTTCGGCGCGCTCCGCGCGCACTTTCATAAAAAGACAATTGAAGACCAGGGCCGAGACATCTACGAGACCGTCGACTATCCCACGCAGCTCGTCGAGAAACTCGCCGCCGCCATCAAACAGGCACAAGCGGCGCTGCAGCCTGTCGACTTGGCTGCCGGCTATGCCCAGGAAAAACGACTCTCCTTCAACCGACGCTTTCACATGAAAAACGGCTCCGTCCGTTTTAACCCCGGTTACAAAAACCCCAACATCATCCGCGCCGCAGGCCCTATCGACCCCGAAGTCGGATTGATCAGCTTCGCCAAGCCGGGCGAGAAAAAACCGTTCGCCGCAGTCGTATCGTTCGCGCTGCATCTGGACACGGTGGGCGGCACGAAATATTCCGGCGACTACCCCAAACATCTGCAGGACAAACTGCAAGCAGAATACGGCGAAGACTTTCTCTCCCTGTTCGGCGCCGGCACCTGTGGTGACATCAATCACGTCGACGTCACCGCCCCCAAACGCCGCACCGCTCCCGAAATTGGCGGACTGCTCTCTGAATCAGTCAGCCAAGGCCTCAAATCACTGACCCCCATCAAAGCCCCCGAACTTGCCGTACGCCAAACCGTCTACCACGCTCCGCTACAAAAATACACCGCCGATCAAACCCAAGCTTCCGCAAAAGCGATGGACAGCGTCGCCGACGGCAAAGTCCCTTTTCTCAAGCGGGTTGAAACCTACAAAATTGCTGCCCTGGCCCTCCGCGGCGGCGACACGATTCCGTTAGAAATTCAAGCCTTCCGCTTGAGCAAAGACGTCGCCATCGTCACACTTCCGGGCGAAGTTTTCGTCGAATTCGGCATGGCGATCAAACACGCCTCGCCCTTCAAAACGACGTTGGTCATCGAACTCACCAACGACGCCCCCGGCTACATCCCCACCCAAAAAGCCTTCGCCGAAGGCAGCTACGAAACAGTGAACTCCCGCGTACAAACCGGCAGTGGCGAGAAGATGGTCGATGCCGCGATCGGGTTATTGCGGGAGTTGGGTGGGGAACGGGCAAATGAGCGATAGAGAATGGCCATACAATCTACCCATCTGGAGGCGGGCGCACCGTTCAACTTCACCGGACGGCCGTATGGTCGCCGAGATTGATCCTGCCTACGAAGTTTCGATGAGCAATCCCACCTATGGATTACTGCGTTTATCAGGTGGCCTGGAACTCAAAGCATGCAATCCGAGTTTTATTTGGTCGGACGATTCACGCTATTTAGCAGTTCCTCAATTTTGCGCATATTGCATCATCCTACGAAGACAACGCATGTTGATCATCGATACGCAAGACCGGCGGGTATTTGAGTCAGCCGATCAAGCATATTATTTTCAACCTGAGTCATTTGCCGATGGCCAACTGGTTGCCACCAAAGAGCCGTCCAAAACTGCGAAGCAGATTCATTGGAGGATTCCCAACGACCTGGAAAAGTTCAAGGTCATCAAAACCCGCTGGGTGCAGGTAGCGCGGAAGAATTAGTAGAGAAAACGATTAGCAGTACTAACTGCCTCAATGCCGTTGCGCGAGTTCTTCAACCCCCCAAAGAAAACATGACGTCTCCACCACTACCCATCCCTCTTGGCCTACGCGCTCAGATTGTGTATAGAACACCCAACCCTTCGGCACGCCGATTGAGATTTTTGAGACTCGCCAATCATTCATTGACAGGAGCTAGCAGCATGGCCGACCGGACCCCACACGCATCCACGACGAACGCGATTACTGATTCCAGCGTCTCGCGATTCTCACGCTTGACCCGCACTGCACGCTTGCCGGTTCTTGTCGCCTGCCTTACAGCCGGTGCATTTGTGGTTGGAACGAACTGGCGATCCAGCGATGCGGCAGATCCTCCTGCTGGGAAAAAATCGTCCGCTGCGAGTTACGCGCAGGTCTACCTGCAGTTGGCCGAAGCTCAGTTGGCCTATGCCGAGCACATGAACAGCGAATCGGCGCGTACGTTTTCAGACGAACAGCTTGCCCAATACCGCGGGTCTGTACAAATCTGGCAAAAGCTTCTGAAACAAGAAAAACTCAGCGGACGTTTCGACCGCACCGCAGCGATCTTGTCCTTAGCAGAACAACGATTGCAGGCTGCTCAAACCGAACTGGCCAATGCCCAGACACTCAATAAAGACAACCCCGGAACGGTCCCCTCACAACGGCTCAAAGAACTTCAAGCCTATGTCACCTTGGCCCAACTCGACACCGCTGCCGGCAAAGCAGCACAGTCCGGTGACCCCACCACCCAACTTCGCTGGCGCGTCGCCACCCTGGAGAACGAGCTGATGAAAATGCGAAAAGAAGTCGACCTCATCCGCCGCACACAACAATAACCATCGACTCCGCACTCATTCACACAACTCGTAGGGGCCGAGACGGTGCTTAGACAGTGGGCGTTGTATTACACGGCCGCCGGGCCGCACAGCACCCCTTTGTGGCTAGAACCGGTCCCCTTCGAGTACCAAGTCCTCGCCGACGCTGTGTTAGTTCGATGAATTTCCGAAAATACAGGAATCCTGCGCACGCATAGGTAATAAATCACCGCAGTCGTTCGACTAGGTCACTGAGGTCTCCGCTTTGAGACTTCTTCAATACATCAGTGAAGGGCCTAGTAAGGGACGCCCACGTACATGACCGACTGGCGTGCGATCGTTGAACAATTCGGCCCCATCGTCTGGAAAACGGCGTACCGAATTCTCGGAAATGAAAGCGATGCGGCTGACTGTTTCCAGGAAACATTTTTGTCGGCTCTGGGTGTTGCAGAAAAGGGTCAAGTCAACCACTGGCCCGCTCTGTTGCGTAAACTTGCCGCAGCGCGGGCAATTGACCGACTGCGACAACGTGGAGTCGACCGAGCGGGCTCGGTGCAGCGCTTTGATTGCAGCTCAATTCCGGATGACGCGATTGATCCTCAGCAATCCGCCGAGACCGCGGAGTTAGCCGAGAAGCTGCGAGATTTGCTTCGTCATCTCCCGCCGCGAGAGGCAGCTGTGTTCTGTCTGCGGTTGATTGACGAACTGAGCTATGACGAAATCGCCGACGAGCTAGGGCTGACCACCAATTCCGTCGGAGTATTGCTCCACAAAGCCCGCAAGCGATTGCGAAACCTATGGGAACGATCCGAAACGGATTGCGCTAGTTCGAAAGGTGGCCAACCATGAACACTGAGCTAACCCCCAATGCGGAACAGGATGACTTGTTAAACAAGGCCACAACTGCCCTGCGTAAAACTTCTGTGCCCGACGGACCTCCACGTGATTTGGTAGATGCTGTCGTAAGCATGCTAGAAAACCGACCAGTCACCGATGCCCCTATTCTTCCAGCCTCAAGGAATTGGACCATGATTAAGAGAACTAGTTTCGCAGCCACGGCCGTATTGATCATTGCCTTTGTACTTGCCTTTGTCTCTGGAAACGGCAAAGCGATCGCATTGGCGGACGTAATTGAAAACGTGAAAAAAACGCAGACGCTCAGCTTTCGGGCCGAGACCTCCCAGCCTAATCCCAAGGACAAGGGAAAACCGTTGGTGAGGGTCATCGAGCGGTCAATCAAAGGGAGTCGGATGAGAACAACAGACTCGACCGGGGATATTCGCATTAACCACATGAACAAAGGCATCGCCATAACGCTGCAGCCTGCTAAGAATAGGGCGACGATTATCCTGGACAATCCTCAGCAGAAGAAACAGCCAATCGACGAGGTTGTAGAATTGCTCAAAAAACTCCGCCAAGAAAATGTGAACATGCTGGGCAAGAAAGAAATAGACAAGCAGAAAGCCGAAGGCTTTCTTGCACATGAGATAGGGCCCGCCGGTAGAAAATGGGAAATTGAAGTCTGGGTCGACGTGAAAACCGGCTTACCGATCACAATCGAACAACGGATGGGCAAACGACGAGCAATGCTCGATGGATTTGTGTGGAATGAGGAATTGGATGACTCCCTTTTTTCCCTCACCGCACCAGAGGGCTACAAAGTAACGACCATCAACAAGGCCGCTCAATAGGTAAAAACACTTGCCATTCGTTACAGTGGCCAGCAAGACGGGCTCTGAAGGACTGGAACAACAGCTAATGCAGTCGCAGCATTCTCGAAAAAGTCTCATTGGGCGATGACGACGTAAAGCGCTTGGGTTGGACGGCTTTCAGATACCCGATGTTCAAGACGCTACGCTCATACGTCCAGATGCCTGTGTAAACGTGAACGTAGCGAGCATTATAAATCAGTTGCCCCCAAGTACCGGGGACAAGCGTGAATGCACGGAATGTCTGCACGTCTCCCGAGGCTGCGTTCCTGGCGTCGGTTACCAATCGCACCTGGAGCCCCTCAGTTACCACAGTGATTTCTAAATCACTGCACGCCATGTCCGTCCACGAGTCACCAATGGCTATCGAATCACGCTCCGGGCGTCGGAATTCTTCCCGTTCCAGAAAACGAACGGTCTGGTGCGCGAAACGATCCGTAAAGCAGCTCTCTGGCAACGGCAAAGCCTGTGGTACAGCGTTGCGTCGCCGTGCTCCTTCACCTCCGCGCGATTCCTTAGTCCACTCAGAGCGGATGCGCTGAATGATGACAAACGGTGGCGCTGACATCTTCATCAATCTCCGCAACTTTGAGAATGTTTCTCTTTCGCCTCAATAAATCACAGCCACCTAAAAAAACAACGGCACCAGCCAATGCTCGCTGGTGCCGTTGTTTTTTGTGGATTGCTCAGACAACCCCCAACAAAATACCCCGTACGGGATTTGAACCCGTGTCACCGGACTGAGAACCCGGTATCCTAGGCCTCTAGACGAACGGGGCGAAACGCCCATTATTAGCGGATCAATACGGACATGTCAAACCGCTCGACCGCTGCCCGTCGCTGCGGCCGACTCAGGGTATATAAGGGGATATTTTGTCGAATTTGCCGTTTTTAACCGCTGATTGCCCGGGAATAGGGGGCAGCCTCAAACAGCAGCCCGAGGACTTTGACGTCGAGGAAATCCCCGCTTACCTCCCGAGCGGGACGGGGGAACATCTGTTTTTGTGGATCGAAAAACGGGGCATTGCCGCTCCAGAACTGTCGCGACACATCGCCCGCACACTCGGTATCTCCAACGGCGACATCGGCGTTGCCGGCATGAAAGACAAACAAGCCGTCACGCGACAATACGTCTCCGTCCCCGCCCGCGCCGCCGACAAAATTGCCGATATCGAGACCGACGACATTCACGTTCTCCAGTCGACTTTGCACGGCAACAAACTCCGCACCGGACAACTCCGCGGCAACCGCTTTGCGGTCCTGGTCCGTGACGTCGACGAGGCTGCAACCGAGCAGGCACAGTCGATCGCTAAGCAAATCGGCCGTTGGGGGTTCCCTAATTATTTCGGGGAGCAACGTTTCGGCCGCGCGGGCGAAACCTCGCAACTCGGCTTTGAATTGCTCAGCGGCGAAAAACGGGCCGGTGACATTCCGTATAAAAAACGCAAGTTCCTACTCAAACTGGCCCTCTCGGCCGCTCAAGCTGAACTGTTCAACGCGGCGCTCATACAACGAATGCACGACGATTTGCTACACCGCGTGCTGCCGGGCGATGTGATGCAAGTGGTCGAGTCGCGCGGGCCGTTCGTCGTGGAAGATGTCGCTGCCGAACAACCCCGACTCGACGCCGGAGAAATCGCCCTCACCGGCCCCATGTTCGGCCCCAAAATGCGACAGCCCACCGGCGCTGCCCGTGATCGCGAATTGCAAGTACTCAACCAATTCGGACTCGACGAATCCGCCTTCACCCGATTCCCCAAGCTAACCACCGGCACGCGAAGACCGTACCTGATCCGCCCGGAAGACCTGCGCGTCGACCCCAGCACGAACGGCCTCCGCTTCCAATTCACACTCCCCGCAGGCGTCTACGCCACCACACTGCTGCGCGAGTTCATGAAAACCGAACCTCAACCCTAAAGACGAAAAAAGCCTCACGCAAAGACGCGGAGCGACTGTGCGCGCAACCTCTTTTTTTCACTGTGCCGAATACCCCCCATCGACCATCAAATGCGCCCCCGTACAATACGACGCATCATCCGAAGCAAAAAACAAAATCGCCGCCGCCACTTCGCTCGGATCGGCAATCCGTTTCAGAAAACAGGAGCCACCCCAGTCCGGATCAGCGTCCGCAGCAGCGCGGTCCATACCCGCTTCAGAGGTCAGCCGCTCCACGATCTGCGTCCAAATCGTCCCCGGACAAACGGCATTCACACGAATCCCATCGTCAGCCAGATCGAGCGCCATGCAGCGGGTCATTGTGGCGATCGCCGCCTTGGTTGCGTTATACGTCACAAAATTCGGCTGGCCCAGAAAACTGGAAATCGAGCCGAGATTGATGATCGACCCACCGCCGGATTTTCGCATCTCCTCAACGGCATATTTCGAGACCAACGCCGTACCGATCACGTTGGTATCCAAGGATTGATGCCACTGTTCGACAGTGGCTTCGATACCATGCAACACAAACACGGCGGCGTTGTTCACGACGATGTCGATCTGCCCGAATGTTGTGATCGTTTGGGCGACCATGTTTTTGATCGACTCTTCTTGCGTCACGTCAGTCGGCACGAAACGGCAATGTCCGCCATTGGCCGTGATTGCTTCGGCCGTTTCCGCACCGTTGGTTTCGTTGATTTCCGCAATGATCACGTTCGCCCCTTCGGCAGCGAATCGTTCAGACGTCGCCCGCCCGATCCCCGCTCCCCCGCCAGTGACAATAGCCGTTTTCCCGTCCAGTCGTCCCATGCTGTTGATCCTTAGTTTTTGTGATTATGAATACTGTGTGCGAGGGCAAAGCCGTCGGTTTGGGAGTTTTAGATTTCAGCCAATAGGGAGGCAATCCGTTCTCGCAATGCGTCGGCAGTGACGCCGGTGATGCGGAATTTTTTTTGGGACGAGGTCGGCCCCACCACCAATTCAACCTGCGATTTCTTCAGTCCCAGCGCCTTTGCCAACACCTTTTGAATGGCCCCATTCGCCTTCCCTTTTTCCGGCGCCAGCGTGACTGCCACCTTCAACCGCCCATCATGCACCCCCACCACGCCATTCTTCCGCGCGCCGGCTTGCGCACGCACAGGAAGCAGCACGCCGTCGGTGGTTGGTTCGATGTCGATCATGTGGAATATCGTACCAAAGCAGCGGTGGCGATGCGCGGATGAGCCGCGCTCTTATTTGTAAAAAAATGTGACAGACTGCGGAACGCATTGTTAGAATTTAAGTGTAAATAACTGGTCCCGCAAACATGAATGATCCACCATTTGACACCGGAGCGTCGGACTCCAAACCACGCGAGCTGCGCTGGTGCTTCCTTACGATCACCGAATGGGCCATCGTGCTGGTGATTTTAACGGCGATGCTCCTGAGCACATCGGCATGGCAGCGTCACCGGCATACGTGCGCCATCTGCCGGCTTGAGCGGACGGACGTCACCTCACCGCTGGGACAATTAACCAGCACATTCCGCGAAACCTCCTGTTCCCGATGGTACGCTAAGCACGTGGCGGCGACGCATGAACATCTTTGGGCAGCAAATCCAACATCACAAAACGTCGATGCTTTGGGCGTGGCACGAGGAGCCGGCGACAACGAAAATCGCCCCGGTCGCGTGGTCTGGCGTCTGACGCCCGATGAGCAAATAGAAATCTATCAGCACTTCCCGCAACCACTGGAGGCCAAACGACTTTTCGTTTCACTCACAACACCTAAGGTCATGCGGGAACGTAACGACTTCCTAATTCTTGAGAAATTGCGTGCATGGAGCAACAACGGTTTTGCTGGACGCTGGGAAGATCAACAGGCAGAGAAAACAAATGACAAAAAATGAGGTCTCTCTGATGCGCACGTTCAATAGAATCCTACGCACGGAATTTAAACTACTACGCATTTGTTGAACAAAGAACCTCATGCGAAGCCAACATCCACTGCTCATCTGGATAATGTTGATCGCCCTCGGTCAGATGGCTGTCATTGGTGGATTAGTCGCTTACCGAGAACTTCCTAATGACGCGTCCACCATGGAAGCGGTGACAAGAGTTGCACTTCACGTAGTACTGTGGCCGTTATTTT
Coding sequences within it:
- a CDS encoding DUF167 domain-containing protein, with product MIDIEPTTDGVLLPVRAQAGARKNGVVGVHDGRLKVAVTLAPEKGKANGAIQKVLAKALGLKKSQVELVVGPTSSQKKFRITGVTADALRERIASLLAEI
- a CDS encoding SDR family NAD(P)-dependent oxidoreductase, which produces MGRLDGKTAIVTGGGAGIGRATSERFAAEGANVIIAEINETNGAETAEAITANGGHCRFVPTDVTQEESIKNMVAQTITTFGQIDIVVNNAAVFVLHGIEATVEQWHQSLDTNVIGTALVSKYAVEEMRKSGGGSIINLGSISSFLGQPNFVTYNATKAAIATMTRCMALDLADDGIRVNAVCPGTIWTQIVERLTSEAGMDRAAADADPDWGGSCFLKRIADPSEVAAAILFFASDDASYCTGAHLMVDGGYSAQ
- a CDS encoding RNA polymerase sigma factor, yielding MTDWRAIVEQFGPIVWKTAYRILGNESDAADCFQETFLSALGVAEKGQVNHWPALLRKLAAARAIDRLRQRGVDRAGSVQRFDCSSIPDDAIDPQQSAETAELAEKLRDLLRHLPPREAAVFCLRLIDELSYDEIADELGLTTNSVGVLLHKARKRLRNLWERSETDCASSKGGQP
- a CDS encoding neutral/alkaline non-lysosomal ceramidase N-terminal domain-containing protein translates to MPLRHFFLFATLLVTLLPAAASAEPLTAGIAVVDVTPPVPYRMSGYFRERLSTGILDPLYAKVVVFRQGDTSAALVFVDMVGISHDVSSRTRELAAQQTGIPVAHIAIAATHSHTGPLYFGALRAHFHKKTIEDQGRDIYETVDYPTQLVEKLAAAIKQAQAALQPVDLAAGYAQEKRLSFNRRFHMKNGSVRFNPGYKNPNIIRAAGPIDPEVGLISFAKPGEKKPFAAVVSFALHLDTVGGTKYSGDYPKHLQDKLQAEYGEDFLSLFGAGTCGDINHVDVTAPKRRTAPEIGGLLSESVSQGLKSLTPIKAPELAVRQTVYHAPLQKYTADQTQASAKAMDSVADGKVPFLKRVETYKIAALALRGGDTIPLEIQAFRLSKDVAIVTLPGEVFVEFGMAIKHASPFKTTLVIELTNDAPGYIPTQKAFAEGSYETVNSRVQTGSGEKMVDAAIGLLRELGGERANER
- a CDS encoding LolA family protein, with the translated sequence MNTELTPNAEQDDLLNKATTALRKTSVPDGPPRDLVDAVVSMLENRPVTDAPILPASRNWTMIKRTSFAATAVLIIAFVLAFVSGNGKAIALADVIENVKKTQTLSFRAETSQPNPKDKGKPLVRVIERSIKGSRMRTTDSTGDIRINHMNKGIAITLQPAKNRATIILDNPQQKKQPIDEVVELLKKLRQENVNMLGKKEIDKQKAEGFLAHEIGPAGRKWEIEVWVDVKTGLPITIEQRMGKRRAMLDGFVWNEELDDSLFSLTAPEGYKVTTINKAAQ
- the truD gene encoding tRNA pseudouridine(13) synthase TruD, whose protein sequence is MSNLPFLTADCPGIGGSLKQQPEDFDVEEIPAYLPSGTGEHLFLWIEKRGIAAPELSRHIARTLGISNGDIGVAGMKDKQAVTRQYVSVPARAADKIADIETDDIHVLQSTLHGNKLRTGQLRGNRFAVLVRDVDEAATEQAQSIAKQIGRWGFPNYFGEQRFGRAGETSQLGFELLSGEKRAGDIPYKKRKFLLKLALSAAQAELFNAALIQRMHDDLLHRVLPGDVMQVVESRGPFVVEDVAAEQPRLDAGEIALTGPMFGPKMRQPTGAARDRELQVLNQFGLDESAFTRFPKLTTGTRRPYLIRPEDLRVDPSTNGLRFQFTLPAGVYATTLLREFMKTEPQP